In the Dioscorea cayenensis subsp. rotundata cultivar TDr96_F1 chromosome 12, TDr96_F1_v2_PseudoChromosome.rev07_lg8_w22 25.fasta, whole genome shotgun sequence genome, one interval contains:
- the LOC120273059 gene encoding ribosome production factor 2 homolog isoform X1: MLKIKTPKTQRAARALEKRASKLVENGKKTLILHGTKTSGVLNEVLTQIYHLKRGNAVKYTKKNKEIRPFESGGETSLEFYSLKSDCSLFVFGSHSKKRPNNLVLGRLYDHHVYDLVEVGVENLKPMESFVYDKKLAPKIGSKPFFAFIGEGFEGVEELKHLKEVLLDLFRGEVVENLNLAGVDRVYVCTAISPTTVFFTHCALRLKRSGTTIPRMELVEIGPSMDFVVRRHCLPNDSLKKEAMKTASQQSKKQVKNVSRDVVQGKIGKIYMPDQQVGGMALSNDIKGLKRQRQEAKMKNSAKEDQAKKRMTDS, from the exons ATGCTGAAAATCAAGACTCCAAAGACGCAACGAGCTGCACGGGCACTTGAGAAGCGTGCTTCAAAACTT GTTGAGAATGGTAAGAAGACACTCATCCTTCATGGCACCAAGACCAGCGGTGTGTTGAATGAGGTGCTCACGCAAATTTATCACTTAAAAAGAGGTAATGCTGTGAAGTACACTAAGAAAAATAAGGAAATCAGACCTTTTGAGAGTGGTGGGGAGACATCATTAGAGTTTTACTCTCTTAAGAGTGACTGCAGCCTCTTTGTG TTTGGTTCTCACTCGAAGAAAAGACCGAACAATCTAGTGCTTGGGCGGTTGTATGATCATCATGTGTATGATCTCGTTGAAGTTGGTGTGGAGAATTTGAAACCAATGGAGTCGTTTGTGTATGATAAGAAGCTGGCTCCAAAAATTGGTTCGAAAccattctttgcttttatagGGGAAGGCTTTGAGGGTGTCGAGGAGTTGAAGCACTTGAAGGAGGTCCTTCTTGATTTATTCAGAGGAGAG GTCGTGGAAAATTTGAATCTTGCTGGGGTGGATCGCGTATATGTATGCACAGCCATCTCTCCAACTACAGTATTCTTCACCCACTGTGCTCTTCGGCTTAAAAGGTCAGGCACGACTATACCCAGAATGGAATTGGTTGAGATTGGACCCTCCATGGACTTTGTTGTTCGGCGCCATTGTCTTCCTAATGATAGTTTGAAGAAAGAAGCAATGAAAACAGCCTCTCAACAATCTAAGAAG CAGGTAAAAAATGTGAGCCGTGATGTAGTGCAGGGTAAAATAGGGAAGATCTACATGCCCGATCAACAG GTTGGAGGTATGGCTCTGTCAAATGATATCAAAGGACTGAAGAGACAGCGCCAGGAGGCTAAGATGAAGAACTCCGCTAAAGAAGATCAAGCAAAGAAAAGGATGACAGATTCTTAA
- the LOC120273059 gene encoding ribosome production factor 2 homolog isoform X2 translates to MLKIKTPKTQRAARALEKRASKLVENGKKTLILHGTKTSGVLNEVLTQIYHLKRGNAVKYTKKNKEIRPFESGGETSLEFYSLKSDCSLFVFGSHSKKRPNNLVLGRLYDHHVYDLVEVGVENLKPMESFVYDKKLAPKIGSKPFFAFIGEGFEGVEELKHLKEVLLDLFRGEVVENLNLAGVDRVYVCTAISPTTVFFTHCALRLKRSGTTIPRMELVEIGPSMDFVVRRHCLPNDSLKKEAMKTASQQSKKVKNVSRDVVQGKIGKIYMPDQQVGGMALSNDIKGLKRQRQEAKMKNSAKEDQAKKRMTDS, encoded by the exons ATGCTGAAAATCAAGACTCCAAAGACGCAACGAGCTGCACGGGCACTTGAGAAGCGTGCTTCAAAACTT GTTGAGAATGGTAAGAAGACACTCATCCTTCATGGCACCAAGACCAGCGGTGTGTTGAATGAGGTGCTCACGCAAATTTATCACTTAAAAAGAGGTAATGCTGTGAAGTACACTAAGAAAAATAAGGAAATCAGACCTTTTGAGAGTGGTGGGGAGACATCATTAGAGTTTTACTCTCTTAAGAGTGACTGCAGCCTCTTTGTG TTTGGTTCTCACTCGAAGAAAAGACCGAACAATCTAGTGCTTGGGCGGTTGTATGATCATCATGTGTATGATCTCGTTGAAGTTGGTGTGGAGAATTTGAAACCAATGGAGTCGTTTGTGTATGATAAGAAGCTGGCTCCAAAAATTGGTTCGAAAccattctttgcttttatagGGGAAGGCTTTGAGGGTGTCGAGGAGTTGAAGCACTTGAAGGAGGTCCTTCTTGATTTATTCAGAGGAGAG GTCGTGGAAAATTTGAATCTTGCTGGGGTGGATCGCGTATATGTATGCACAGCCATCTCTCCAACTACAGTATTCTTCACCCACTGTGCTCTTCGGCTTAAAAGGTCAGGCACGACTATACCCAGAATGGAATTGGTTGAGATTGGACCCTCCATGGACTTTGTTGTTCGGCGCCATTGTCTTCCTAATGATAGTTTGAAGAAAGAAGCAATGAAAACAGCCTCTCAACAATCTAAGAAG GTAAAAAATGTGAGCCGTGATGTAGTGCAGGGTAAAATAGGGAAGATCTACATGCCCGATCAACAG GTTGGAGGTATGGCTCTGTCAAATGATATCAAAGGACTGAAGAGACAGCGCCAGGAGGCTAAGATGAAGAACTCCGCTAAAGAAGATCAAGCAAAGAAAAGGATGACAGATTCTTAA